AAAgttaagagaaaaaaaaaaaacatctttTCACCCcaacaaataataaaaaataaataacaaataataaatattaaaaaataaatattaaaaaataaaaaatattttatagaGCTACACAAAGTTAAAACAatacttttgcaaaaatagcaATTGAAATGAAACATCAGTTTTGCTAGTTTTTAAAagtagataaaaaaataaataaaataacaaataaacaaacaaatactaaaaaaacattttaactTTCCAGTTCTACATACTTTTttcataacaaaaaaaaaaaacttttttatctcaaactgagaaaaaaaaactactttACCTACAAtcgttgtattttttcaatacagtttcgtttatattttttcccacttgaGCTAATTTATCGTaagcatataatataaagaaaCTTCTTTTTCGCTGAATATAGATACAGCTGAAAGTTTTAGAAGTGTATATAGAAAGCCTTCGTGCAAGTTCAGCGCCtttgcatataaaatatactttatATATCTCGCtctctatatatatacattttacccacctattttttgcttcctcttttttttccccccgtgATAGTCCAAAATGAGTCCCTGCAACATCCCAATCATCGTCCTTCCAGCGACTTCATCCCCTGCTGATATTAAGAAAGCCATCGATGCCAACAACCAGACTGTAGCCAAATCCGACGGGAGGAGGAACAAATGCAAGAGCAGAAAGAGCTTCGCCGACTTCAATCTTGCTTCCTTGCCATACAAAGTCTTGTTCATCTTTGGCGTTATCGTTGTGCTCTTACAGGTGAGTGAGGGAGAGAGGAGGATGAGAGGAAGCATCTCCGAGTGATGATGTGTTGGCCAACTTTTGGCCCCTTTCACCTTGGCATGATATTtgcatgcatatgtatacatacttATGCGGATGACGTGGTGCTACAGGGTAGTTATTAATAGGAGCTACCCATTTGCTACCCACTTGCTACGCACCTGCTACTCATTTGCCACCCCTTTGCTACCCCTTTTCAGAACAACAACTCTTCCAGCCTAGAAGTCAGCAGAAATGGCAGATCCTTAGGTGAGTACTACCGTGATGACCATTACGATTACGAcccaagaggaagaagaggaagcagatggcaagaggaggaagacatGTATAACCCAAGAATGAGAGGTGGAAACCCAGACTACTATGATGAAAGAAGCGGCGGATACCGATCTGGTCCAGATGATAGAAATACTTATCATAACGTTCATCCTATACCTGCATACGATGATCAAAGAGATGATAAGGATAATGTTATTAGGCCCGATCAACCAGCTCCCGTAAAGCCTGATGGTGATGACACTGGTAAGGGTGACGACAGCAGCGTGACTCCAAGTCCTGAAAATCCCGATGATCCCAATAACCCTCCATCAACCACTGAAACACCTGGTAACTCAGATGGTGAACATAAGGATGATGAGGGTAATGTGATTAGGCCCGCTGGAAAACACGTAGTCAAACCTGATGATGAGAAGGATGATAAGAGTGATAACGATCCTATTAAACCCAATGTACCATCCGAGCATCATCACGATGGATCTCATGATGGATCTGATGATGGTTCTCATGACGGATCTCATCCCGATCAACCCGGACACCATGATGGCTTAAAAGGAACCATGTCTCAAGGTCCTTATGGTCCAGATCCAAGAGGTGATAGAAGCGGAGACGAAAGGGAATTCAGACACAATCAACACGGAAGAGTCTTTGATgacagaagaggaagaggcggaTTTGACGATTACAATGGCCCCGATGGATACGGAAGCGACTACGGCAGACGCTATGGAGATGACGGTCGTGAAATTCATTACTCACGTAGCGAAAAATCATTTGATGATGAATACCACGGAAGAGGAGGTGATGACAGatccttccatttttcaaaaacCAATAGAGTGATAGATGAAAATATGCCATATCCCCCTAATGGACCATTCAGAGGAGGAGATAACCGTTCAATTAGAAGTGAACAAATTGCTGCGATGAACTATGAAGAACAGTTTCACCAAGGCCCAAGAGGTGGAAGAATGGGAAGTGCCAACCCATTTAACGTCCCaccaagaggaggaagagatgACGACCACACATTTCACTCCGCTACTCCTCATAGAAGCGTAGATGATGTTAACGACCCAAGAAACAGAGGTAGAAGAGACGCCGGTGATGACCCAAGAAGTTTCAATCCTGCCAGAGGAAATCAAAGACATGATGACCAATTCTTTGATGAAGGCAGATTTGGCCCCCCCGGTGGACCAGGAAAATTCCCAGATGGAAGAAGACCCCCCGTGCCAGGACCACACGGAGGTCCAGGAGGAAGAGGTCAACCAGGACGAGGTGGAAGACTCGAAATGGAAGACGACGCTTTTGGCTCCAGAGGAGATTTCATGAGAAGATCTCACGATGGACGCGGAAGACACGGACCCCACGGTGACAATGAACAACTCCCATTCGGATGCACCCGAGCTGAATTACAAGAGCAGATGACCGAAGAGGAATTAAacagcaaaattaaaaacttgaGACCAAACGCTACCGTTAAGGAGATGTTCGTTCTCTTCAACCAGATACTCTCCTTCGAAAGAAAGAAGTTCGTTAAGATGCAAGAGTACATTATGCAATACTCCCAATACTTGCAGAAGACTCTCTTGTTACCAACCCCAATCAGAATGAAATACTGGTGGAGGGCACACTACAACATGACCGACGAGTTGATTAAGAAAGAGAGAGGAGACTTCCAAGATTTCTACGCCTTCGTAAGCAAGGGACAATGCCAGAGATGGGACTTCCTTTACTTCGCTAATGCCAAGAGAAAGTCGTGGGATGAGCTCAGAGATTTAATGAAGAGCATCTGGATGGAGATCTTGACCTACAAGATGAAGAAACACAGCAAACTCTAAGCCGTATAAGTataggagaagaagaacgaGGCGCTTTTGCGCACGCCATCCAGCCACGCCCTGTTGAATAATTTTGCCATGAAGCTATCAACTAACGAGAGAAACGCGGGAGGAGAGTTCCGATTGCGCATTATGTGTAACTAACCCACGCTGCTTTGCTGACGTTGGCACACAGTGCCTCACCGCATGTGTGAAAGCGCGTCATAGGAGAACGTTTTGCGGCATTTTTGGAAAGAGGTGCTCCGTTTGCCCGTGCTATATAAGTTGTATGGGAATGGACTTCTTACGACAGCGCCTTTTGGGCGAGGGGTGAACGATTTTTTTAGAGACCGACCAATTAAGGCACCACATCTGTGCATATAGATGACAAACTGGGacgtttttttaaaccataccatatacatataaaaatgcaaGTGTACAcctgtgcaaaaaaaaaaaaaagaaattacgCACGTGTATACTTCCATCGCGCGATCCGTTTTCCTCTGCctaatactttttttttcacttccatacatttttgcatgaaaagaaaatactTCATAAAATGATCATTTtgaaggggataaaaaaaaggcacattcCTTCCCCCagatgtatttatatttatatatatattatttatcgCCACCctgttgaagaaaaaaaaacatgtacaGAGCAtgtgattatatttttatattatgttatattatattatattatcttATTTTATACCTTTGTACGTTGCTTACTcagtgtattttttattttttattttttgtttatttatttcgtcACTGcgtgccccattttttattcaccacTATACTACATTCATAGCTATTATACATACATCGTTACATTCACTGCTACTCACCCACTGCATCCGCCATGCCTTCATTTCACTGCCTTGTTTTATATGCTACAAATACGCTTCACAATTTACACCAACGAGTGAGCCATGCATGCACTTGCAATTCCTGTTATgaccatttttaacaattcatgatacataattaatttatacatcgaaaaaaaaaacacaaaaaagaacTACACATGCAgcatatttaaaagaaaattaagaaggcaaaagggaagaggtAGATCGTGAACCTCTTATTTGGAGTAGTAAAAAATGCCCAGTTATGGGGATGTGGTCATTTGGGGGGGTATTTTCGTCTCTCCATTGGGagtgtttatatatatagtcccctttttttttgctctacAGTTGTAGCGGCGTAGTATAGCCCATTTGGCCTGGCTCGTTCAAAGGGGTGTTATTACCTCTACCATTTCGTGCAAGGTGATGTTGTGAAGTTGGCCCCACGTTAGGTGTGCCAACGAATCAACGTGCAGATAAAAGGTCCCTTAAGGGGTTGTCTTTTCATCATTGGGGAGAGTCCCTAAATGGTAGGGTAGAggtgtccccttttttcccccaaaatTTCGTAAAGAGTATATACACTCTATTTGGATCTTACGAACACTCTGTTGAGCATTCCAACTGGAGGGAAAACTTCTCACTCTTCTGCTTAGATGGAGAGATTGCCACGCATTGCTCTCATACGTGTGGGGTAAGTTTTGCCCCGTAGGGAGGCCCCACTGTGCGCATACATTTGGTGAGCctaccaaaaggggagaaaaaagtgcttaaaaaagagtaactttttttttggcccttCCTTCTTACATTATTCGAGGGTAACCATTTGAGAAAGACATTGGTTGGCCATTTTAAATGGCAAGCAAATTGCagttaaacaaatttgtgtTTTCACCATGAGGGATGAAAAGTTTGCACTCAAACAGCAGTATGAAACGAagttagcaaaaaaggggaggcattttttaaataatgagAAATGCACTGAGGGTAACACTTTCACTTTCCCTCTATTTGCGAATTGGTGAAAGAATGGAGAGGACTTCCTTTTTGAGAAGGTGTCTGATCAGGCAGGAGTTCCTGCTTCTCTCTCACTTATACGGATATGTAGAGCGGTGCATAAATTCGAAGCACTGGGTTGGAATGTACTTTCGAacagagggggaaaagattGATGTAAGCAAATtaacggggggggggggtgatTTCTATTGAAAGGGTAAGCTACACAATATGTAGCATTATAAGAGAGATGACAAATTGGGAACtgttttccccatttggagggACGTGAGAaatgtgtttttaaaatgcgtttttaaaatgtcttTTTAGAAGGTAAGTGTCTCCTTTAGCCAT
This genomic window from Plasmodium vivax chromosome 1, whole genome shotgun sequence contains:
- a CDS encoding Phist protein (Pf-fam-b) (encoded by transcript PVX_093680A), translated to MSPCNIPIIVLPATSSPADIKKAIDANNQTVAKSDGRRNKCKSRKSFADFNLASLPYKVLFIFGVIVVLLQNNNSSSLEVSRNGRSLGEYYRDDHYDYDPRGRRGSRWQEEEDMYNPRMRGGNPDYYDERSGGYRSGPDDRNTYHNVHPIPAYDDQRDDKDNVIRPDQPAPVKPDGDDTGKGDDSSVTPSPENPDDPNNPPSTTETPGNSDGEHKDDEGNVIRPAGKHVVKPDDEKDDKSDNDPIKPNVPSEHHHDGSHDGSDDGSHDGSHPDQPGHHDGLKGTMSQGPYGPDPRGDRSGDEREFRHNQHGRVFDDRRGRGGFDDYNGPDGYGSDYGRRYGDDGREIHYSRSEKSFDDEYHGRGGDDRSFHFSKTNRVIDENMPYPPNGPFRGGDNRSIRSEQIAAMNYEEQFHQGPRGGRMGSANPFNVPPRGGRDDDHTFHSATPHRSVDDVNDPRNRGRRDAGDDPRSFNPARGNQRHDDQFFDEGRFGPPGGPGKFPDGRRPPVPGPHGGPGGRGQPGRGGRLEMEDDAFGSRGDFMRRSHDGRGRHGPHGDNEQLPFGCTRAELQEQMTEEELNSKIKNLRPNATVKEMFVLFNQILSFERKKFVKMQEYIMQYSQYLQKTLLLPTPIRMKYWWRAHYNMTDELIKKERGDFQDFYAFVSKGQCQRWDFLYFANAKRKSWDELRDLMKSIWMEILTYKMKKHSKL